Proteins encoded in a region of the Pseudanabaena sp. BC1403 genome:
- a CDS encoding HAS-barrel domain-containing protein, with protein sequence MFLPLVQSSRDRHPKHLAEVVATSTTEFLAQCLEPDNLDFPLMPSFGSWVKSQQDENSEVITYGVVYHATTAPIDSVHRAVALGLSLQELREQQPQIFAMLRSEIKVILLGFSSVGNIYQHLPSQPPQIHQAVYGCEDSEIENFTEELNFIRTLVQMTNAPVDELIAAVLRNVYQVRKCDRNWLVQAGRKLSILLKDDYDRLGAILGQVHP encoded by the coding sequence ATGTTTTTACCTTTAGTTCAATCTAGCCGCGATCGCCATCCAAAACATCTTGCTGAAGTTGTGGCAACTTCCACGACAGAGTTTCTCGCTCAGTGTCTTGAACCTGACAACTTAGATTTTCCACTGATGCCATCTTTTGGTAGTTGGGTAAAGTCGCAACAGGATGAGAATAGCGAAGTTATTACCTATGGCGTGGTTTATCATGCGACAACAGCCCCAATTGATTCTGTTCATCGTGCGGTGGCTCTAGGTTTGAGTCTACAAGAGTTACGCGAACAGCAGCCCCAAATTTTCGCAATGCTCCGTTCTGAAATTAAAGTTATACTATTAGGCTTTAGTTCTGTTGGCAATATCTATCAACATCTACCTTCACAACCTCCTCAAATCCATCAAGCCGTATATGGCTGTGAAGACTCAGAAATTGAGAACTTTACAGAAGAGTTGAATTTTATCAGAACCTTAGTCCAGATGACCAATGCACCTGTCGATGAACTAATTGCGGCGGTATTACGCAATGTCTATCAAGTGAGAAAATGCGATCGCAATTGGCTAGTTCAAGCAGGACGCAAGCTCAGCATTCTATTAAAGGATGATTATGATCGCCTCGGCGCAATTTTAGGACAAGTCCATCCTTAA
- a CDS encoding YbjN domain-containing protein, which translates to MNFQSESQQDCYQKVADWLPDICDRISNPVSDSPIFSLQFGSATVLVEIRPFREAESVIYIWAYVATDVEVRDELMLYLLKQNDVFRFGGFSMADEGDIRFHVTLLGSSCQQNEFKLALTEVLESADHYDDLIVQRWGGRRAADGLFDI; encoded by the coding sequence GTGAATTTTCAATCAGAATCACAACAAGACTGCTATCAAAAAGTAGCTGATTGGCTGCCCGATATTTGCGATCGGATATCCAATCCTGTTAGTGATAGCCCAATCTTTAGTTTGCAGTTCGGCTCCGCAACTGTGCTTGTGGAGATTCGACCCTTTCGTGAAGCAGAATCCGTTATTTATATTTGGGCATATGTGGCGACAGATGTAGAAGTTCGTGACGAACTAATGCTCTATTTGCTTAAACAGAATGATGTTTTTCGTTTTGGCGGCTTTAGCATGGCTGATGAAGGAGATATCAGATTTCATGTGACTTTGCTCGGTAGTTCTTGCCAACAAAATGAATTTAAACTAGCCTTAACTGAAGTGCTAGAAAGTGCTGATCATTATGACGATCTGATTGTGCAGCGTTGGGGTGGACGCAGAGCCGCAGATGGTTTGTTTGATATTTAA
- a CDS encoding YbjN domain-containing protein has product MKFETPIQQACYEKIQPWLNDLYENVYSPPYDMPVFVLPLGSATATVEVLPWGNTEAIISTWSYVVTGAEITQDLLKFLLKKNSEMQFGVFSIDDDGDIRFHTTLVGSTCDRNELQTSVSSVLQTADKYDDAIVASWGGERALERSL; this is encoded by the coding sequence ATGAAATTCGAGACACCCATCCAACAAGCCTGTTACGAAAAGATTCAACCTTGGCTAAATGACTTGTACGAAAATGTCTATTCGCCGCCCTACGATATGCCTGTATTTGTCTTACCCCTCGGATCAGCAACAGCAACTGTTGAAGTTTTACCTTGGGGAAATACAGAAGCAATCATTTCTACTTGGTCTTATGTAGTTACAGGAGCAGAAATCACTCAAGATCTGCTGAAATTCTTGCTCAAAAAAAATTCTGAGATGCAATTTGGAGTCTTCAGTATTGATGATGATGGTGATATTCGTTTTCATACAACCTTAGTTGGCTCCACCTGCGATCGCAACGAATTACAGACCTCAGTATCCTCCGTCCTTCAAACCGCTGATAAATACGACGATGCGATCGTTGCCTCATGGGGGGGCGAAAGAGCTTTAGAGCGAAGTCTGTAA